Proteins encoded in a region of the bacterium genome:
- a CDS encoding DUF2723 domain-containing protein codes for LVFFISFGVYLHTLTPTVGFHDSGELITCTWTLGIAHPPGYPLYTLLGKVFITLIPIGNIAYRMNMESALFASLACMMVYFITLKLSTRAPEHQSTRIIPSIVASLILAFSLTFWEQAVIAEKYTLNALFATLIIFILLKWQDSRLKTPDSKLLYLFSFILGLSFTHHFQTIYLVPASVFFIIATLIKNRGRTKKKPQLTPIFYFLFSIFFFLLPLTLWLYLPLRASQDPVLNWGDPDTLNKFIEHISVVSYKETYFISSSKILFNNLKSHLQFFHHQFSFLILFGIIGFFILLWKRMVIFLFLALIASVNIFFSIHYTIYNIQDYYIPLFILSSIFIGFGFLELLNLFKLKIVLYFMAFILFICPTFLFKSHYYYNNKRKYYFFYDYGRNILKTVEKNAVIFTYNDENIFPVWYLEYVEGMDYAFLINYAFLLPDWYPEQIKERKPDLRFMYKPYGDLKDIRKEDGKRIVLNRFLDIVNNNFSSVPIYMPYYRQFYDLLKDKYLMLPEGIFYRVVDKTISDDKICRLISKNRIFPARYLNNKKDIFKDKRVIISIIEQGYLFTYIDRGDLYFKMRIYEEAECEYRKALTIDSNSKEALYGLGIIYFNKGLYKKAYFNFTQALKIDPNNAYVKQMLEECQKKIVDKN; via the coding sequence TTCTTGTTTTTTTTATTTCATTTGGGGTTTATTTGCATACCTTAACGCCAACTGTTGGGTTTCATGATTCTGGTGAGCTAATAACCTGTACCTGGACATTAGGCATTGCCCATCCTCCGGGCTATCCCCTCTATACCTTGCTGGGTAAGGTTTTTATAACCCTAATTCCTATTGGAAATATTGCCTATAGGATGAATATGGAATCAGCTTTATTTGCCTCATTGGCTTGTATGATGGTTTATTTCATTACCTTAAAACTGAGCACCAGAGCACCAGAGCACCAGAGCACCAGAATAATTCCTTCCATTGTGGCAAGTCTAATCCTTGCTTTTTCCTTAACCTTCTGGGAACAGGCTGTAATTGCTGAGAAATACACCCTAAATGCCCTTTTTGCCACCTTAATTATTTTCATCTTACTTAAATGGCAAGACTCCCGACTCAAGACTCCAGACTCCAAACTTCTTTATTTGTTTTCCTTTATCTTAGGCCTATCCTTCACCCACCACTTCCAAACCATCTACCTTGTGCCAGCAAGTGTATTCTTTATCATTGCTACATTGATAAAAAATAGAGGAAGAACCAAAAAGAAACCGCAGCTAACTCCTATTTTCTATTTTCTATTTTCTATTTTCTTCTTCCTTTTGCCCCTTACCCTGTGGCTTTATTTGCCATTGAGGGCAAGCCAAGACCCTGTGCTTAATTGGGGGGATCCGGATACCTTAAATAAATTTATTGAACATATTAGTGTTGTAAGTTATAAAGAAACTTATTTCATCTCATCTTCTAAAATCCTCTTTAATAATCTAAAATCCCACCTTCAATTTTTTCACCATCAATTTAGCTTTCTGATCTTATTTGGAATCATTGGCTTCTTTATTCTTTTATGGAAAAGAATGGTAATCTTTCTATTTTTAGCTCTGATTGCTTCTGTTAATATATTTTTTTCTATCCACTATACAATCTATAATATTCAAGATTATTATATTCCTTTATTTATCCTTTCGTCGATCTTTATTGGATTTGGATTTCTTGAACTACTCAACTTATTTAAATTAAAAATAGTTCTGTATTTTATGGCATTTATTTTATTCATTTGCCCAACATTTCTATTCAAAAGCCATTATTATTACAACAATAAAAGAAAGTATTACTTTTTCTATGATTATGGAAGAAATATCTTAAAAACAGTGGAGAAAAATGCTGTTATATTTACCTACAATGATGAAAACATTTTTCCTGTTTGGTACCTTGAATATGTAGAAGGAATGGATTATGCTTTTCTTATCAATTATGCCTTTTTACTTCCTGATTGGTATCCAGAACAGATTAAAGAGAGAAAACCTGATTTAAGATTTATGTATAAGCCTTATGGAGATTTAAAGGATATAAGAAAAGAGGACGGAAAAAGGATTGTTTTAAATAGATTTCTTGATATTGTAAATAACAATTTTTCATCTGTTCCTATTTATATGCCATATTATAGGCAGTTCTATGACCTCCTAAAGGATAAATATCTTATGCTTCCAGAGGGAATCTTTTATAGAGTGGTTGATAAGACAATCTCTGATGATAAAATCTGTAGACTCATTAGTAAAAACAGAATATTTCCTGCAAGGTATCTGAATAATAAGAAAGACATATTTAAAGATAAGAGGGTAATAATTAGTATAATCGAGCAGGGCTATCTATTTACCTATATAGATCGTGGTGATTTATACTTTAAGATGAGAATATATGAGGAGGCTGAATGTGAGTATAGAAAAGCTTTGACTATAGACTCTAATTCTAAAGAAGCCCTTTATGGCCTGGGTATTATATATTTTAATAAAGGGTTATATAAAAAGGCATATTTTAATTTCACCCAAGCCTTAAAGATTGATCCAAACAATGCCTATGTTAAACAGATGCTTGAGGAATGCCAAAAGAAAATCGTTGACAAGAATTGA